The proteins below come from a single Malus domestica chromosome 03, GDT2T_hap1 genomic window:
- the LOC103418921 gene encoding probable receptor-like protein kinase At1g49730 isoform X1, translating to MHRLIRKLRPRLLSWLRRSRSGQILFMKRFPYKDIKRATDGFETIMYTNSHIAAYKARFHDGGVVLIKEIRDYDQGKDVFYREVQLLGCLHHRHLLALRGFSTGHRRFLVFDNIERGSLKEHLNDPIRTPLNWRTRLQIAIGVVAALEYLLLFNEPPMYHVSINSSSIMLDENFNAKLSDVGLQSSGESYVTVPHTSCPKDCMGQECGNIMFQLGVLILELITGQSSENGGANLVQWIRESRFCSSIHKMLDPDLGSSYDSRELKSLLAVAKLCVRCGDKPKASMQQILRYLRKKIEIPRD from the exons ATGCACCGCCTGATTCGCAAACTCCGGCCTCGCCTCCTCTCGTGGCTCCGCCGATCTCGGTCGG GCCAAATATTATTTATGAAGCGTTTTCCTTACAAGGATATAAAGAGAGCAACGGATGGTTTTGAGACGATCATGTATACCAATTCTCATATAGCTGCTTATAAGGCCAGATTTCATGATGGTGGAGTTGTATTGATAAAAGAAATTAGAGACTATGATCAAGGAAAAGATGTCTTCTACAGAGAAGTGCAACTCTTGGGGTGCTTGCATCATCGTCACCTTCTTGCTCTCAGGGGATTCTCTACTGGACATAGACG GTTCCTAGTGTTTGACAACATAGAAAGGGGGAGCTTGAAGGAGCATCTTAATG ATCCCATTAGAACTCCCTTGAATTGGAGGACACGGCTACAAATAGCCATTGGTGTCGTGGCTGCATTG GAGTACTTGCTTCTCTTCAATGAACCTCCAATGTATCACGTCTCCATTAACTCAAGTAGCATCATGCTAGATGAAAACTTTAATGCAAAG CTTTCAGACGTCGGGCTTCAAAGTTCTGGTGAAAGTTATGTCACAGTACCACATACCTCATGCCCGAAAG ATTGCATGGGTCAGGAATGCGGTAACATAATGTTCCAGCTTGGGGTGCTGATCCTGGAGCTCATCACCGGTCAATCATCAGAAAACGGGGGAGCAAATCTAGTTCAATGGATCCGAGAGTCTCGCTTCTGCAGTTCTATTCACAAAATGCTAGATCCTGATCTAGGCAGCAGTTACGATTCTAGGGAGCTCAAAAGTCTTCTAGCTGTGGCAAAGTTATGTGTTAGATGTGGGGATAAGCCAAAGGCTTCTATGCAGCAAATTCTTCGGTATCTCCGTAAAAAGATCGAAATTCCACGAGACTAG
- the LOC103418921 gene encoding probable receptor-like protein kinase At1g49730 isoform X2, with product MKRFPYKDIKRATDGFETIMYTNSHIAAYKARFHDGGVVLIKEIRDYDQGKDVFYREVQLLGCLHHRHLLALRGFSTGHRRFLVFDNIERGSLKEHLNDPIRTPLNWRTRLQIAIGVVAALEYLLLFNEPPMYHVSINSSSIMLDENFNAKLSDVGLQSSGESYVTVPHTSCPKDCMGQECGNIMFQLGVLILELITGQSSENGGANLVQWIRESRFCSSIHKMLDPDLGSSYDSRELKSLLAVAKLCVRCGDKPKASMQQILRYLRKKIEIPRD from the exons ATGAAGCGTTTTCCTTACAAGGATATAAAGAGAGCAACGGATGGTTTTGAGACGATCATGTATACCAATTCTCATATAGCTGCTTATAAGGCCAGATTTCATGATGGTGGAGTTGTATTGATAAAAGAAATTAGAGACTATGATCAAGGAAAAGATGTCTTCTACAGAGAAGTGCAACTCTTGGGGTGCTTGCATCATCGTCACCTTCTTGCTCTCAGGGGATTCTCTACTGGACATAGACG GTTCCTAGTGTTTGACAACATAGAAAGGGGGAGCTTGAAGGAGCATCTTAATG ATCCCATTAGAACTCCCTTGAATTGGAGGACACGGCTACAAATAGCCATTGGTGTCGTGGCTGCATTG GAGTACTTGCTTCTCTTCAATGAACCTCCAATGTATCACGTCTCCATTAACTCAAGTAGCATCATGCTAGATGAAAACTTTAATGCAAAG CTTTCAGACGTCGGGCTTCAAAGTTCTGGTGAAAGTTATGTCACAGTACCACATACCTCATGCCCGAAAG ATTGCATGGGTCAGGAATGCGGTAACATAATGTTCCAGCTTGGGGTGCTGATCCTGGAGCTCATCACCGGTCAATCATCAGAAAACGGGGGAGCAAATCTAGTTCAATGGATCCGAGAGTCTCGCTTCTGCAGTTCTATTCACAAAATGCTAGATCCTGATCTAGGCAGCAGTTACGATTCTAGGGAGCTCAAAAGTCTTCTAGCTGTGGCAAAGTTATGTGTTAGATGTGGGGATAAGCCAAAGGCTTCTATGCAGCAAATTCTTCGGTATCTCCGTAAAAAGATCGAAATTCCACGAGACTAG